A portion of the Ferrimonas lipolytica genome contains these proteins:
- a CDS encoding PepSY domain-containing protein, translating into MPLLNTRGLRWWHRFAGTLVAIQLLLWLLTGIYFNLTPHDQLKGMAYHCGHEMPSQKLPLSTFALVEPSQLLASYPNTERVSLTLLAGKPHYLLTHQQRRYLHQCQQQTLLDAQTGAVAHIDKLLAMTLASDTYMGPGTAFAATQVAGQASEWPKQCNLLWRVDFDDALQTRVYLDASSGQLVGHKNSDTDIADWMFRLHFMDYFNQGSFNNPFTWLFSLMSLLLVGSGLLSISDNCQRQRYRR; encoded by the coding sequence ATGCCGTTACTCAATACTCGGGGCTTACGTTGGTGGCATCGTTTTGCTGGTACCTTAGTCGCTATTCAGTTGCTCCTCTGGTTGCTTACCGGGATCTATTTTAACCTAACCCCACACGATCAACTTAAGGGGATGGCCTATCACTGCGGCCACGAGATGCCGAGCCAAAAGTTACCGTTATCGACTTTTGCGTTAGTTGAGCCTAGCCAGTTGTTGGCCAGCTACCCAAATACCGAACGAGTTTCGTTGACGCTACTTGCAGGCAAACCCCACTACCTCCTAACCCACCAACAACGTCGTTATCTGCACCAATGCCAGCAACAAACGCTGTTGGATGCGCAAACCGGTGCAGTGGCGCATATTGATAAGCTGCTGGCAATGACACTAGCCAGTGATACGTACATGGGCCCAGGCACTGCGTTCGCTGCTACACAGGTAGCAGGACAAGCCTCAGAATGGCCCAAGCAATGTAATTTACTGTGGCGAGTCGACTTTGATGATGCCCTGCAAACTCGGGTTTACCTCGATGCCAGCAGTGGCCAGTTAGTCGGCCATAAAAACAGTGATACCGACATTGCCGATTGGATGTTCCGCTTACATTTTATGGATTACTTTAATCAGGGCAGCTTCAACAACCCTTTTACGTGGCTGTTCTCATTGATGTCTTTGCTGTTGGTTGGCAGCGGCTTGCTCAGTATCTCCGATAACTGTCAACGGCAGCGTTACCGCCGTTGA
- a CDS encoding aldo/keto reductase, with product MQTLTFNNNDHMPIVGLGTWKSAPGEVTKAVSDAIEIGYRHIDCAPIYGNEHEVGVALKRCTQLRQIKREQLWLTSKLWNADHYPEDVLPALKKTLSDLGSDYLDLYLIHWPVAIKSDLQMPESGSDFISLKDVPIIETWQALEEVHAEGLVRHIGVSNFGPNRLTQLCNQATIKPEMNQVECHPYLQQRALLECCQVNNVHLTAYSPLGSKDRPAALQASGAPTLLEDAVINEVAHYHRATPAQILIAWAIHRGTSVIPKSVHKERLVSNFHAIDIELSNTEMELIGKLNKDARFITGEIWTGEGSPYTLDQLWW from the coding sequence ATGCAAACCCTTACTTTTAATAATAACGACCACATGCCTATCGTTGGGTTAGGCACATGGAAATCCGCTCCGGGTGAGGTAACTAAAGCGGTTAGCGATGCCATTGAAATTGGCTACCGCCATATTGATTGTGCGCCGATCTATGGCAATGAGCACGAGGTTGGTGTGGCGCTAAAACGCTGTACCCAACTGCGGCAGATAAAGCGTGAACAACTGTGGTTAACCTCAAAGCTATGGAACGCCGATCATTACCCTGAAGATGTGCTTCCTGCGTTAAAAAAGACCCTGTCTGACTTAGGTTCCGATTACCTCGATCTCTACCTTATCCATTGGCCGGTGGCGATAAAATCGGACTTGCAGATGCCCGAATCTGGTAGCGACTTTATTAGCCTCAAAGACGTTCCGATCATCGAAACCTGGCAAGCGCTGGAAGAAGTACACGCTGAGGGGTTAGTACGACATATCGGTGTGTCCAACTTTGGGCCCAATCGGCTCACTCAATTGTGTAATCAAGCGACGATAAAGCCAGAGATGAACCAAGTTGAATGCCACCCTTACTTACAGCAAAGGGCTTTGCTTGAGTGTTGTCAGGTTAACAACGTTCACCTGACTGCGTACTCGCCGTTGGGCTCCAAAGACCGTCCCGCTGCGTTGCAAGCCAGTGGTGCACCGACATTATTGGAAGATGCGGTGATTAATGAGGTCGCTCACTACCACCGTGCTACCCCAGCGCAAATCTTGATCGCTTGGGCAATTCACCGTGGTACCAGTGTTATCCCTAAGTCGGTTCATAAGGAGCGCTTGGTTTCGAACTTCCATGCCATTGATATCGAGCTCAGCAACACTGAAATGGAGCTCATCGGCAAGCTCAATAAAGACGCTCGATTTATTACCGGCGAGATCTGGACAGGCGAAGGCAGCCCTTACACCCTTGACCAGTTGTGGTGGTAA
- a CDS encoding Crp/Fnr family transcriptional regulator, with amino-acid sequence MNWNEIVWPCELSDIVKQGLCQCAVEIVDLEEHKIDGNRWKMDGLYYISQGGVGVSVRPPDSNFSASAILGATDWMGSNSIFSEVNYYPIFIELAPLKILYFPRKKVEQLAQSNPEVYTLLFHASRLITVQWLRASCAGLYNREKRLARVLINYYEKLNGKIDGLEDGTIAVSQMQLSQLVGMTRPRVNETLKLFEQRKWISIQRGKITLNELDILFNKAKVF; translated from the coding sequence ATGAATTGGAATGAGATCGTTTGGCCGTGTGAATTGAGCGATATTGTTAAACAGGGGTTGTGTCAGTGCGCGGTAGAGATCGTTGATCTTGAAGAACACAAAATCGACGGTAATCGCTGGAAAATGGATGGCCTGTATTACATCTCCCAGGGTGGTGTTGGGGTAAGTGTTCGTCCGCCGGATTCAAACTTTAGTGCGTCAGCCATTTTAGGTGCAACCGACTGGATGGGTTCAAACAGCATCTTCAGTGAGGTGAACTATTACCCCATATTTATTGAGTTGGCTCCGCTAAAGATCCTTTATTTTCCTCGGAAAAAGGTTGAGCAGTTAGCTCAGTCAAATCCTGAGGTTTATACCTTGTTGTTCCATGCGTCTCGTTTGATCACCGTGCAGTGGCTACGAGCTTCATGTGCTGGCTTGTACAATAGAGAGAAACGGTTAGCTCGAGTCCTGATCAACTATTATGAAAAGCTGAACGGCAAAATCGACGGTTTAGAAGACGGCACTATTGCCGTTTCGCAAATGCAGCTCAGTCAACTGGTTGGCATGACGAGACCGCGAGTCAACGAAACCCTAAAGTTGTTTGAGCAACGTAAGTGGATATCCATCCAGCGAGGCAAGATAACGCTCAATGAGCTGGATATACTCTTCAACAAAGCCAAGGTTTTCTAA
- a CDS encoding DUF1295 domain-containing protein — translation MKYITPLLPFLGGWLVLMLSNNFAAISAINGVLQLLLFALVVCWPTWTTGRMSYVDIGWPWGLVIIALVTMTFAQGEAQRVTAVVLAYGFAGSRMGLEALRMWRLGELQTELPRYQYQHRRWQRLGKTNVKLTMQIETILQALGNASFLALPAFIISANPSPTISIFEVIGLVIWLAAFAMEAMADRQKQQFVKSMQAAGKTNQVCNVGLWRYSRHPNYFAEWMVWNGLIIAAIPSWLALYNGETLLIWALCGAGLLFTSRIMYTTLVYYTGAVPAEFYSVQKRPSYRAYQQSTNRFFPGKPRHTVVSTSPTHTPAE, via the coding sequence ATGAAATACATAACACCACTGTTGCCATTCCTTGGGGGCTGGTTAGTGCTCATGTTGAGCAATAACTTTGCCGCAATCAGTGCCATCAATGGCGTGTTACAACTGCTGCTATTTGCATTGGTAGTGTGTTGGCCTACCTGGACAACTGGACGCATGTCTTATGTCGATATAGGTTGGCCTTGGGGCTTAGTCATTATTGCTTTGGTTACGATGACGTTTGCTCAAGGTGAAGCCCAGCGCGTTACTGCAGTTGTTTTAGCCTACGGCTTTGCCGGTAGCCGCATGGGGCTGGAAGCATTGCGTATGTGGCGTTTAGGCGAGTTGCAAACCGAACTGCCTCGATACCAGTACCAACACCGACGTTGGCAACGTTTAGGTAAAACCAACGTCAAACTCACCATGCAGATAGAAACCATTCTGCAAGCCTTAGGCAACGCCTCTTTTCTGGCCCTACCTGCCTTTATTATTAGCGCTAACCCATCACCCACTATCTCGATTTTCGAGGTGATTGGTTTAGTTATCTGGCTGGCCGCCTTTGCAATGGAAGCGATGGCGGATCGACAAAAGCAGCAGTTCGTTAAGTCGATGCAGGCCGCAGGCAAAACCAATCAAGTGTGTAATGTTGGTTTATGGCGTTACAGCCGCCACCCGAATTACTTTGCCGAATGGATGGTGTGGAACGGGCTGATTATTGCCGCTATCCCATCATGGCTGGCACTATACAACGGCGAAACACTGCTCATTTGGGCTCTGTGCGGGGCAGGCTTACTGTTTACATCACGCATCATGTATACCACCTTGGTTTACTACACGGGGGCAGTACCAGCGGAGTTTTACTCAGTGCAAAAGAGACCAAGCTACCGCGCTTACCAACAGTCAACTAACCGCTTTTTCCCAGGTAAGCCACGGCATACGGTGGTCTCCACAAGTCCTACTCATACTCCAGCGGAATGA
- a CDS encoding PH domain-containing protein, with the protein MGLLDGIMGNASEQDVNEIAEELAPIMAEQEQVDMAYKFVRDMFVFTNRRLILIDKQGITGSKVTYQSVPYKAITQFCVETAGHFDLDAELKIWISGQSEPIKQELKRGTDVVAIQKALATRVLFG; encoded by the coding sequence ATGGGTCTGTTAGATGGAATTATGGGTAACGCCAGTGAGCAAGACGTCAATGAAATCGCGGAAGAGTTGGCACCGATTATGGCCGAGCAAGAGCAGGTCGATATGGCGTACAAGTTCGTACGCGATATGTTTGTGTTCACCAACCGCCGGCTGATCTTGATTGATAAACAAGGCATTACCGGCAGCAAGGTCACCTACCAATCGGTACCTTATAAGGCCATTACCCAGTTTTGCGTTGAAACCGCAGGACACTTCGATCTCGATGCCGAACTTAAGATCTGGATTTCCGGCCAATCCGAACCGATTAAGCAAGAGCTTAAGCGCGGCACCGACGTGGTCGCCATTCAAAAAGCACTCGCGACCCGAGTGCTATTTGGCTGA
- a CDS encoding DUF1415 domain-containing protein, producing MTVVSNEIEEVLQTKQWLDEIVIRLNFCPFAKKEFVNNTIAYTASDATKLNQALTDLQDECDRLAATPAIETSLLIFTHGFAQFERFLELVEDASDHLLELGYEGTFQLANFHPDYFFDDEPAQSPGHYTNRSPYPTLHIIREQSMEKVLNHYPNPEQIPLNNIDVTEAKGSEFFEQALKRIKR from the coding sequence ATGACAGTTGTATCTAATGAAATTGAAGAGGTTTTACAAACCAAGCAATGGCTAGACGAGATAGTGATCCGTCTTAACTTTTGCCCCTTCGCTAAGAAGGAATTTGTAAACAACACCATTGCCTATACCGCCTCAGATGCGACCAAGCTCAACCAAGCGCTAACTGATCTTCAGGACGAGTGCGATCGCCTCGCAGCAACGCCAGCGATTGAAACGTCACTACTCATATTTACCCATGGCTTCGCCCAGTTTGAGCGTTTCTTAGAGCTCGTCGAGGACGCCAGCGATCATTTGCTTGAGCTTGGCTATGAAGGCACCTTTCAGCTTGCTAACTTCCATCCTGATTACTTTTTCGATGATGAACCCGCACAATCACCCGGTCATTACACCAATCGCTCGCCCTACCCAACCCTGCATATCATTCGAGAACAGAGCATGGAGAAGGTACTAAACCATTACCCCAACCCTGAGCAGATCCCACTGAACAATATCGACGTAACGGAAGCTAAAGGCAGTGAATTTTTTGAACAGGCGTTGAAGCGGATCAAACGCTGA
- a CDS encoding DNA-3-methyladenine glycosylase I, protein MEKFAAIWQRAAERKGGDEGLTALLPQANDQLASMTDAQMLSAMSSQIFKSGFVWRIVDNKWPAFEQAFWGFEPTKLLMMSPEQIDKRASDTALIRHAKKINSIFDNAQMILNIGYEQGSFVQWLADWDSRDIVGLWQQLKKQGNRLGGNTGPYFLRAIGKDTFLLTTDIVAYLKAHHILDAAPTSKKGMQQAQDAFNQWQDESGMTMAQISRVIACSVGDNRL, encoded by the coding sequence ATGGAAAAATTTGCCGCCATTTGGCAGCGTGCCGCAGAGCGTAAAGGCGGAGATGAAGGCTTAACCGCGTTGTTGCCACAAGCCAATGACCAGCTAGCGTCCATGACCGATGCGCAAATGTTATCAGCCATGAGCAGTCAGATCTTTAAGTCTGGCTTTGTGTGGCGCATTGTCGATAACAAATGGCCTGCGTTTGAGCAGGCATTTTGGGGCTTTGAACCCACCAAGCTGTTAATGATGTCTCCTGAGCAGATTGATAAACGTGCCAGTGATACAGCCTTAATTCGTCATGCTAAGAAGATCAATTCGATCTTTGATAACGCGCAGATGATCCTCAATATCGGTTATGAGCAAGGTAGCTTTGTCCAGTGGCTGGCGGACTGGGATAGTCGCGATATCGTTGGGTTGTGGCAGCAGCTTAAAAAACAGGGCAATCGCCTTGGCGGTAACACCGGCCCCTACTTTTTACGGGCTATCGGCAAAGATACCTTTTTACTCACCACCGATATCGTTGCTTACCTTAAGGCACACCATATCCTGGACGCGGCACCAACCTCGAAGAAAGGGATGCAACAAGCACAAGATGCCTTTAACCAATGGCAGGATGAAAGTGGCATGACGATGGCACAGATCTCACGGGTGATAGCCTGCTCCGTTGGTGATAATCGCCTTTAA
- a CDS encoding cytochrome-c peroxidase, whose protein sequence is MKSRIAVAILSTCGISLAFAGEPIQPIEAAVITEPGKVELGKKLFFEPRLSKSGFLSCNSCHNLALGGGDLLPTSIGHNWQQGPINAPTVLNAKYMLAQFWDGRAADLQEQAAGPIANPKEMALEHEVALDVLRSMPAYRAEFNAVYGDETISLDQVTDAIAKFEETLVTPDSRFDLWLKGDKQAITAYEQEGYELFKSSGCAGCHSGPAVGGTMYQKMGLREPFETDNPAQGRIDVTGKSYHRMVFKVPTLRNIDLTYPYFHDGSTYDLTEAVITMQKVQRGKDLPLEEAEKITAFLQTLTGKQPQIVMPILPPSNRNTPQPQPFVD, encoded by the coding sequence ATGAAATCTCGCATTGCAGTAGCGATTTTATCTACCTGTGGCATCTCGCTGGCATTTGCTGGTGAACCTATTCAACCGATTGAAGCAGCGGTTATCACTGAGCCGGGCAAAGTCGAACTGGGTAAGAAGTTGTTCTTTGAGCCGCGCTTATCGAAATCGGGTTTTTTGTCGTGTAACAGCTGTCATAACCTCGCGCTGGGCGGCGGCGATTTGTTGCCAACCTCGATTGGTCATAACTGGCAGCAGGGACCTATTAATGCACCTACCGTACTTAACGCTAAGTACATGCTGGCTCAGTTTTGGGATGGTCGAGCCGCTGACTTGCAAGAGCAAGCTGCAGGCCCAATTGCGAATCCGAAAGAGATGGCACTAGAGCACGAAGTTGCACTCGACGTACTGCGCTCAATGCCAGCTTACCGTGCCGAGTTTAACGCAGTTTACGGCGACGAAACGATTAGCCTTGATCAGGTGACTGATGCCATCGCTAAGTTTGAAGAAACCTTGGTAACCCCAGACAGCCGCTTCGATCTCTGGTTGAAAGGCGATAAGCAAGCTATCACCGCTTACGAGCAAGAAGGCTACGAATTGTTTAAGAGCAGCGGCTGTGCTGGCTGTCACAGCGGCCCAGCGGTAGGCGGTACCATGTATCAAAAGATGGGATTACGCGAACCGTTTGAAACCGATAACCCAGCCCAAGGACGTATTGATGTAACCGGTAAGTCGTACCATCGTATGGTGTTTAAGGTGCCAACGCTGCGTAATATCGATTTAACCTACCCGTACTTCCACGACGGTTCGACCTACGATCTGACCGAAGCGGTTATCACCATGCAGAAGGTTCAGCGTGGCAAGGATCTTCCTCTTGAAGAGGCGGAGAAAATCACCGCATTCTTACAAACCTTAACCGGTAAACAGCCGCAGATTGTGATGCCAATTCTGCCGCCATCCAACCGCAATACTCCTCAGCCACAGCCGTTTGTTGACTAA
- a CDS encoding acyl-CoA dehydrogenase family protein: MIPRTIFTEEHEQFRTSVRRFLENEAVPFHHQWEQEGQVSRELWLKAGELGMLAPMTPEAYGGLELDYRYNAIVDEEIALLGLTGIGFGLHSDIGVPYIVNFGSEEQKQEYLPRCISGEIITAIAMTEPGAGSDLQGIRTTAVKDGDDYIINGSKTFITNGQMADLVIVVAKTDPTAGARGTSLFLIEAGTAGFEKGQNLHKLGMKAQDTSELFFNDVRVPKTALLGEEGKGFIYLMQELPQERLNIAINAVGSMQGVMTQTIAYVKERQAFGKSVATFQNTQFTLADLDAKLSMMQVYIDRCLELHINKRFDAVEAAKAKLVSTELQGELIDACLQLHGGYGYMWEYPVGRAFVDARVQRIYGGTNEIMKLIIGRDLIKDD; the protein is encoded by the coding sequence ATGATCCCAAGAACAATCTTTACCGAAGAGCACGAGCAGTTTCGTACTAGTGTGCGCCGATTTTTAGAGAATGAGGCGGTGCCGTTTCATCACCAGTGGGAGCAAGAAGGACAGGTCTCTCGCGAGCTATGGCTCAAAGCCGGTGAGCTTGGCATGTTGGCGCCAATGACGCCGGAGGCCTATGGTGGCTTGGAGCTGGACTATCGCTACAACGCCATCGTTGACGAAGAGATCGCGTTATTGGGTCTAACCGGTATCGGCTTTGGCCTGCATTCAGATATCGGCGTGCCCTATATCGTTAACTTTGGCAGCGAAGAGCAGAAGCAGGAATATCTGCCTCGCTGCATCAGTGGTGAAATTATTACCGCTATTGCCATGACCGAGCCCGGCGCCGGTTCCGATCTGCAGGGGATCCGCACCACTGCAGTAAAAGATGGCGACGACTATATTATCAACGGCTCCAAAACCTTTATTACTAATGGTCAAATGGCCGACTTGGTGATTGTGGTTGCCAAGACCGATCCTACTGCTGGCGCCCGTGGTACCAGTCTGTTCTTAATTGAAGCCGGTACTGCTGGCTTCGAAAAGGGCCAAAACCTACACAAACTTGGGATGAAAGCGCAAGACACTTCTGAGCTGTTTTTCAATGACGTGCGCGTACCGAAAACCGCATTGTTAGGGGAAGAGGGCAAGGGCTTTATCTACTTGATGCAAGAACTGCCGCAAGAGCGCTTGAACATCGCCATTAATGCAGTTGGGTCGATGCAAGGGGTGATGACGCAAACCATAGCCTATGTAAAGGAGCGTCAGGCTTTTGGTAAGAGCGTGGCAACCTTCCAAAATACCCAGTTCACTCTGGCGGATCTGGACGCCAAACTGTCGATGATGCAAGTCTATATCGATCGCTGCTTGGAACTGCACATCAATAAACGCTTCGATGCGGTGGAAGCGGCTAAGGCTAAGTTGGTTTCAACCGAATTACAGGGAGAGTTAATTGATGCTTGTCTGCAGCTCCACGGTGGTTATGGCTACATGTGGGAGTACCCGGTTGGGCGTGCTTTTGTTGATGCACGAGTGCAGCGGATCTACGGCGGCACCAATGAGATCATGAAGTTGATTATTGGCCGTGATCTCATTAAAGACGACTAA
- a CDS encoding 3-hydroxyacyl-CoA dehydrogenase NAD-binding domain-containing protein — protein MSVFDYHKDADGIVTVTMDMSGPVNAMNAEFDQAMAATVAQLEAETDLAGVVLASAKKTFFAGGDLQVLLAANDQPAAVLFEQFQSNKKLLRRFEQLPVPTVAAINGAALGGGWELCLLCNHRIGWDNPALKLGLPEVTLGLLPGAGGVVRMTHLLGIEQALPYLLEGKPLRASQAQQQGLLDQLVNEQEQLIPAAKAWIIAQQGRAEAALQPWDSQGHKIPGGNLQHPKIAQLAMAAPIMLHQKTRGLLPAPERILDTAIEALKLPFDLALEVETRNFVTLVRSAEAKNMISTFFFGLNQVNGGASRPNSVKQQAITKLGIIGAGMMGQGIAFASAKAGIEVVLKDVSLEAAQRGKAYSGTVMDKRISRGRATDEQKQHLLERITPTALIDDLSGCDLIIEAVFEQVALKHQITEQSQSRLAADGIWGSNTSTLPIRTLAQAATNPDRFIGIHFFSPVDKMPLVELICGEHTSAETLAKAFDYVQQIGKTPIVVNDSVGFFTSRTFGMQLAEASQMVAEGLHPLRVDNLGKAIGMPVGPLTIHDEVSQQLSYTIRNTQVEMGLKPAEDSQFPQGSELIRAMVEKHNRKGRYHGDGGYFDYHNGEKTLWPPLLEHYYQPQLEVSDDDIKDRLLFINVIEALRCLQEGVVTSVADANIGSIMGIGAPTWTGGYVQFVNGYGLQRFIDRCQQLTDRYGERFRTPEIVAQTLKTSGQFS, from the coding sequence ATGAGTGTATTTGATTATCACAAGGACGCCGATGGCATCGTTACCGTCACCATGGATATGAGTGGGCCGGTTAACGCCATGAACGCTGAGTTTGATCAAGCGATGGCGGCTACAGTTGCTCAGTTAGAAGCGGAAACCGACTTGGCGGGGGTGGTATTAGCCTCGGCCAAAAAAACCTTTTTTGCTGGTGGTGATCTACAGGTATTGTTGGCCGCCAATGACCAACCTGCTGCGGTGCTATTTGAACAGTTTCAGAGTAACAAGAAGCTGCTGCGTCGCTTCGAACAGTTGCCGGTACCAACAGTTGCAGCCATTAATGGCGCGGCACTCGGTGGTGGTTGGGAGCTGTGTTTACTGTGCAACCATCGTATCGGTTGGGACAACCCAGCGCTCAAGCTCGGATTACCTGAAGTCACCTTAGGGCTGCTGCCCGGTGCTGGCGGCGTGGTGCGGATGACCCACCTGCTCGGTATTGAACAAGCACTGCCATACTTGTTGGAGGGTAAACCGCTTCGCGCCAGCCAAGCCCAACAGCAGGGGCTGCTTGACCAACTTGTTAATGAGCAAGAGCAGCTGATACCAGCAGCAAAGGCATGGATCATTGCCCAGCAAGGCCGAGCTGAAGCGGCATTGCAACCGTGGGATAGCCAAGGGCATAAGATCCCCGGTGGTAATCTGCAGCACCCCAAAATCGCCCAACTGGCGATGGCTGCGCCGATTATGCTGCACCAGAAAACCCGTGGGCTATTGCCTGCGCCGGAGCGGATCCTCGATACCGCTATTGAGGCACTAAAGTTGCCGTTTGATTTAGCGTTAGAGGTTGAAACGCGTAACTTCGTTACCTTGGTTCGTAGCGCTGAAGCGAAGAACATGATCTCGACGTTCTTCTTTGGGCTCAATCAGGTTAACGGTGGTGCCAGTCGCCCTAACTCAGTGAAACAGCAAGCGATTACAAAGCTGGGGATTATTGGCGCTGGGATGATGGGACAAGGGATCGCCTTTGCTTCGGCTAAGGCTGGTATCGAGGTGGTATTAAAGGACGTATCGCTCGAAGCCGCCCAGCGAGGCAAGGCGTACAGTGGCACCGTTATGGATAAACGCATCAGTCGCGGCCGGGCCACGGATGAGCAAAAACAGCACCTGCTCGAGCGCATCACTCCAACCGCGTTGATTGATGATTTAAGTGGTTGCGACCTGATTATCGAGGCGGTGTTTGAGCAGGTGGCATTGAAACATCAAATCACCGAGCAGAGTCAAAGCCGGTTAGCGGCCGATGGGATCTGGGGTTCCAATACTTCGACCTTGCCGATCCGCACGCTGGCGCAAGCGGCGACCAATCCAGATCGGTTCATCGGCATTCACTTCTTCTCTCCAGTCGACAAAATGCCGCTGGTTGAGCTGATCTGCGGTGAGCACACCTCTGCAGAAACCTTAGCTAAAGCGTTTGATTACGTGCAGCAAATTGGCAAAACGCCGATTGTGGTAAATGACAGCGTTGGCTTTTTCACTTCGCGTACCTTTGGCATGCAGCTAGCGGAAGCGTCGCAGATGGTGGCTGAAGGGCTACACCCACTGCGGGTTGATAACCTTGGCAAAGCGATAGGAATGCCGGTTGGGCCACTTACCATTCACGATGAGGTGAGCCAACAACTCAGTTACACCATCCGTAATACTCAGGTGGAGATGGGCTTAAAGCCAGCGGAGGATAGCCAATTCCCTCAAGGGAGCGAGTTGATCCGCGCTATGGTTGAAAAGCATAACCGTAAGGGCCGTTACCACGGTGACGGCGGCTATTTCGATTATCACAATGGTGAGAAAACATTGTGGCCACCCTTGCTTGAGCACTACTACCAACCTCAGCTAGAGGTGAGCGATGATGACATCAAGGATCGGTTGCTGTTTATCAACGTGATAGAGGCGTTGCGGTGTTTACAGGAGGGCGTGGTAACCAGTGTGGCTGACGCCAATATTGGCTCCATCATGGGCATTGGCGCACCAACATGGACCGGCGGCTATGTGCAGTTTGTAAATGGCTATGGCTTGCAGCGCTTTATTGACCGTTGCCAGCAGCTTACTGATCGCTATGGCGAACGCTTCCGTACTCCTGAAATAGTGGCACAAACATTGAAAACTTCAGGCCAGTTTAGCTAA
- a CDS encoding acetyl-CoA C-acetyltransferase gives MNHAYIYDAVRTPRSKGKADGSLHQVKPIELAAGLLRQLQQRHNLDTSYVDDVALGCVTPIGEQGSCIAKAVAMHAGWDESVAGVQLDRFCSSGLEAVNTAAQKVMSGWTQLMVAGGVESMSRVPMGSNGGAMFTDPNFVVSQKSVPQGIGADLIATLGGWSRQDVDEFALESQRRASFAQANGYFERSVVPVTDSNGIVILAQDDFIKPNTTMEGLAGLKPSFAKMGAMGADEMILTKYPEVNAIKHVHTPGNSSGIVDGASAVLIGSAQAGRDLKLKPRAKITMGTVLATEPSIMLTGPGPAAQQALQLAGMSKADIDLWEINEAFASVALRYMQDLDISPEITNVNGGAIAMGHPLGATGGVILSVVLDELERRDLNTAMISLCVGGGMGISTIIERV, from the coding sequence ATGAATCACGCCTATATCTACGACGCAGTGCGTACCCCACGCAGTAAAGGCAAAGCCGATGGCAGCCTCCATCAGGTAAAGCCGATCGAATTAGCTGCAGGGTTGCTGCGCCAACTACAGCAGCGCCACAACCTCGATACTTCCTACGTCGATGACGTTGCTTTGGGTTGTGTTACCCCGATAGGCGAGCAAGGCTCATGTATTGCCAAGGCGGTTGCTATGCACGCAGGTTGGGATGAGAGTGTCGCCGGTGTGCAGCTAGACCGATTCTGCTCATCGGGCTTAGAAGCGGTTAATACTGCAGCGCAAAAGGTGATGTCTGGCTGGACTCAGCTGATGGTTGCAGGCGGAGTGGAGTCGATGTCGCGGGTGCCGATGGGGAGCAACGGTGGTGCGATGTTTACCGATCCGAATTTTGTTGTTAGCCAAAAATCGGTGCCGCAAGGGATCGGTGCCGATCTTATTGCCACCCTTGGCGGTTGGTCGCGTCAGGATGTAGACGAGTTTGCGTTGGAGTCGCAACGACGGGCGAGTTTTGCTCAAGCTAATGGCTACTTCGAACGCTCGGTAGTGCCGGTAACTGACAGCAACGGCATCGTTATCTTGGCGCAGGACGATTTCATTAAACCCAATACCACGATGGAAGGCTTGGCGGGGTTAAAACCGTCGTTTGCCAAGATGGGAGCGATGGGCGCAGATGAGATGATCTTGACTAAGTACCCTGAAGTTAACGCCATCAAGCACGTGCATACCCCAGGTAACTCCTCTGGCATTGTTGATGGTGCCAGTGCGGTACTGATTGGCTCGGCTCAAGCTGGGCGAGATCTTAAACTCAAGCCTCGCGCCAAGATCACTATGGGCACCGTATTAGCAACCGAACCTTCAATCATGCTCACCGGTCCAGGTCCCGCGGCGCAACAGGCGTTGCAACTGGCGGGCATGAGCAAAGCCGATATCGACTTGTGGGAGATCAACGAGGCCTTTGCCTCGGTGGCATTGCGTTATATGCAAGATCTCGATATCAGCCCAGAGATCACCAACGTTAACGGTGGAGCTATCGCCATGGGGCACCCCCTTGGTGCTACCGGAGGTGTGATTCTAAGCGTGGTGCTCGACGAGTTAGAACGTCGCGATCTTAATACCGCCATGATCTCCCTCTGTGTCGGCGGCGGCATGGGAATTTCTACCATTATCGAACGGGTTTAA